The sequence AGTACATGTagcctttttccttctctgactGGAAGAGCTTCAGCAGATGCTCACAGTGAGAACACTTGTCAAAGAACTCTTTCTCTTTGTTACCCTCTGCACTGTGGGTTATTCTCACTGCTACCTCTGTCCCTCCGTGGAGCCCGAGGTAGATGTCATCCTGAATTTTCTGCTGGATGTATGGAAATGTCTTCAGTTTGCCAATCATGGGGCGATATATTTGATGGAGATTTTTCAGCTGGGCCCTCCAGCGTTTGCTGTTTGGCTCCCACTCTCTGGGGGTTTCTGGAACAAACCTGGCATTGTGCTCACGAAGGAGCTTTTCCATGCTGTGATAATAGTGTCTCATTGCAATTTCAATCAGGTTCCCAATATCAGTCCTCGCTCCCTTTTCACACAACAACTCTGCTATGTTGCAATCATCGTTCTTCACAGCCACCATCAGGGCTGTGTTGCCCTCCTCATCTGCATCATCAATGTCTATCTCACCCTTCTCCAGCAAAGCTGtcaccagctctgggctctccatTTCAACAGCCAGGATGAGGGCAGTTTTCCCACATTCATCTTTGCTCTTCATATCCAcgccctgctccagcaggaagcGAACTATGGACACGGCTGAGTTGTACCTCTTTTTGCTTGAGCCCTTCTTCAGGGCGTGGATCAAGGCATTCCTGTCCTTGTTGTCACGGATGTCCACATCAGCCCCCATCTCCTGCACCAGGATTTTCACAAGCGGGAAGTGGCGCTCCCTGCAAGCATCCATCAGCGCCGTGCCACCTCCCTTGTGCAGCTTGGCTTTGTCCTCGCTGGTCTTCCTCCTCAAATtcacctctgctcctctgctgtaCAGGAATCTCAAGGCTTCCTCCTTCCCGTGCCACGCAGCCTCCATGAAAGCTGTGAAGCCGTTGATGTCCTGGTCGTTAATGTCCGAGCCACGCTCCAGGAGGAGCTCCAGGATCTCCACGTTCCCTGTTATCCCTGCCTGAGTAAATGCAGTGCCACCGTTGTCCTTCCTGGCGTGCAGAGAAGCTCCCCTGTCCAGCAGAAGCTGGACCATGTCCTTCTGCTCGGTTTGCACTGCAGTCTGCAGGGGTGTCCAGCCACTGCCTGCCTTGGAATTCACATCTGCCCCtcgctccagcagctccagcacagcttcttTATTCCTGTTCCTCAAGGCAGCATTTAACTCGGAGTTGAGGGTGTTAAGCTCCATGGTGG comes from Ficedula albicollis isolate OC2 chromosome 8, FicAlb1.5, whole genome shotgun sequence and encodes:
- the RNASEL gene encoding 2-5A-dependent ribonuclease yields the protein MELNTLNSELNAALRNRNKEAVLELLERGADVNSKAGSGWTPLQTAVQTEQKDMVQLLLDRGASLHARKDNGGTAFTQAGITGNVEILELLLERGSDINDQDINGFTAFMEAAWHGKEEALRFLYSRGAEVNLRRKTSEDKAKLHKGGGTALMDACRERHFPLVKILVQEMGADVDIRDNKDRNALIHALKKGSSKKRYNSAVSIVRFLLEQGVDMKSKDECGKTALILAVEMESPELVTALLEKGEIDIDDADEEGNTALMVAVKNDDCNIAELLCEKGARTDIGNLIEIAMRHYYHSMEKLLREHNARFVPETPREWEPNSKRWRAQLKNLHQIYRPMIGKLKTFPYIQQKIQDDIYLGLHGGTEVAVRITHSAEGNKEKEFFDKCSHCEHLLKLFQSEKEKGYMYFCFPLWEKNLQEHLQDPEGQKDYKAALKMIFQALRELHSLGFAHQDLQPGNFVIDLAGKIYLADFGNKRKSIEGQEELVKSDLEALGRLVLCVLTGGRKQVGIKDLAPNSPDYSEALDLVQSLCSHDERGLEELSKHPYFWSNQSRFNFLKSIWNNSKYLRNKKSIFQHPNITKKTFPYPEWTKMIDKDILHVMENPRNAKPTKYSNDVIQLLRLMRNMDEHKDAGISNKIGDYAEYFLKVFPKLTIYVYNSLRQNPTCSHLADFQDPLL